From the Alkalibacter rhizosphaerae genome, one window contains:
- a CDS encoding GNAT family N-acetyltransferase, giving the protein MEHTKDHPAGSSPGDGSLCPGPGIHAGEWKPPSVAGKPSPEEQILEDIRQGKSHVCTYLGEVVGVFYFAPEEVDPTYDQLVEGTWREEGPYGVIHRIAVGSREQGVASRCLDWCWERCKNIRIDTHEDNLPMRRFLEKQGFRYCGVVRLENGSLRLGYQKTINTMEQKGGSHGE; this is encoded by the coding sequence ATGGAACATACGAAAGACCACCCGGCAGGATCTTCCCCAGGTGATGGAAGTCTATGCCCAGGCCCGGGCATTCATGCGGGAGAGTGGAAACCCCCATCAGTGGCAGGGAAACCATCCCCCGAGGAGCAGATCCTGGAAGATATCAGGCAGGGGAAAAGCCATGTCTGTACCTACCTGGGAGAAGTGGTGGGCGTCTTTTACTTTGCGCCGGAGGAAGTGGATCCCACCTATGACCAACTGGTGGAGGGAACCTGGCGGGAAGAAGGTCCCTACGGGGTGATCCACCGGATCGCCGTGGGGTCCAGAGAGCAGGGAGTGGCCTCCCGCTGTTTGGACTGGTGCTGGGAGCGATGCAAGAACATCCGCATCGACACCCATGAAGACAACCTGCCCATGCGGCGGTTTCTGGAAAAGCAGGGATTTCGCTATTGTGGGGTGGTTCGCCTGGAAAACGGGTCCTTGCGGTTGGGGTACCAAAAGACGATAAATACGATGGAACAAAAGGGAGGATCCCATGGAGAATAA
- a CDS encoding leucine-rich repeat domain-containing protein, with translation MFTYQIKMGEVEVTGWEGPAVERLKVPKSMEDLPVTSIGEWAFSNHRDLEELILPEGMKTLGWYALSGCSRLQRIKLPQTLEVLGGSAFKNCSSLKELELPGGLQELGPHFLEGCQELSALALAEDHPHWKVLDGILYTKDGTRLLAAPPGWNGSFHSPETLKEIVGEAFWGCKGLDALFLDKSVTYVGNHAFYGCPISELTLSESLVGMGEWAFGRGKYLEKVSIPIHQELPDEVLSGLRRILEGRTLRAYQGSSRSMEILFDHRQLQDLLFSYAMGSFQPGPEATGVYREELVRHQDAIFRKILEVDGVDGLHVMEELDLVDSDNIHGLLEEASRKQATHCMLYLLEVQNRRFGLDEGIKGLDDPWDIDF, from the coding sequence ATGTTTACCTATCAAATAAAAATGGGGGAAGTGGAGGTCACCGGTTGGGAAGGTCCGGCGGTGGAACGGTTGAAAGTTCCCAAGAGCATGGAAGATCTGCCGGTAACGTCCATTGGAGAATGGGCCTTTTCCAACCATCGGGATCTGGAGGAGCTGATCCTGCCGGAAGGCATGAAGACATTGGGTTGGTATGCCTTGTCCGGTTGCTCCCGTTTGCAGCGAATAAAACTTCCCCAGACCCTGGAGGTCCTTGGAGGAAGTGCTTTTAAAAATTGCAGCAGCCTAAAGGAGCTGGAGTTGCCGGGTGGCTTGCAGGAGCTGGGTCCCCACTTTCTGGAAGGATGCCAGGAGCTCTCCGCCTTGGCATTGGCGGAGGACCATCCCCACTGGAAGGTGTTGGATGGCATTTTATACACAAAAGACGGAACCCGACTCTTGGCGGCACCGCCTGGGTGGAACGGTTCCTTTCATTCGCCGGAAACACTGAAAGAAATTGTCGGAGAGGCTTTTTGGGGCTGCAAGGGCCTGGATGCCCTTTTCCTGGATAAGTCGGTGACCTATGTAGGCAATCATGCCTTTTATGGATGTCCCATTTCAGAGTTGACCTTGTCGGAGTCGCTTGTCGGCATGGGTGAGTGGGCCTTCGGGAGGGGGAAGTACCTGGAAAAGGTATCCATCCCCATCCACCAGGAGCTGCCCGACGAGGTTTTGTCCGGACTGCGTCGGATCCTGGAGGGAAGGACCCTGCGCGCATATCAGGGATCTTCCAGGTCCATGGAAATCCTCTTCGATCATCGGCAGCTGCAGGATCTGCTGTTCTCTTATGCCATGGGATCTTTTCAGCCAGGACCGGAAGCCACAGGAGTTTATCGGGAAGAGCTGGTCCGGCATCAGGACGCCATCTTTCGCAAGATTTTGGAAGTGGATGGGGTGGACGGACTCCATGTGATGGAAGAACTGGATCTTGTCGATTCGGACAACATCCACGGGTTGCTGGAAGAGGCATCCCGCAAACAGGCCACCCATTGCATGCTGTATTTACTGGAAGTGCAAAACCGACGATTTGGATTGGATGAAGGGATCAAGGGTCTGGATGACCCTTGGGACATCGATTTTTAG
- a CDS encoding glycyl radical protein, with amino-acid sequence MTTPKPVTPRIQKMRQLVRDRIIQIDMERVRHVTESYKKNAKVPPIVKIPMATYDICSKMTCRVEDFEIIVGNIGTEFLGCGMWPEWDASWLWQELEDGSLWNMEEDGLYHRTDASGVHMTLHPADREEFMTYRDYWKDNTITSNMDHWAPDGSDEIIELGVTSYMTGMERAQIASGHLIPGFEKILQVGYGAIRKQAQDWMDDHKGNLMGEDLNRFLFYKSAVLVCDAATAMIKNYGKACLKKAEACTDQERKTELLQMSDSLEWISENPVRTFWEACQATILYQLLLYMEARHPALAFGRFDQYTWPYLEKDLEEGRLDPDQAQEIVDAFFLKSNCFYRASNPKVAAVTGIGVTYHHTTIGGVDPDTGEDSSNPVTFMVLDSMSRLMLHDPTISLRINKNTPDALWDKAIETTRLVGGLPLFQNDEVIIPSLMEELDFTLRDARDYGIIGCQEIVGSGNDYPCGNGLHGKAGLGSHGTILLCALNNGVNPMNGKSGGLETGYLYDMESFEEVKAAYKAQFDYLHKWSVTIQNYCEYQSMQHAPHAALSISIDGCMESGKDCTSGGAKYNSYGGTATGLATVADSLAAIKHLVFDEMICTARELYDAVMKDWEGFETLRQRALHDVPHYGNDDPYADDLMKWVCDIYYDNCKECYSTRSKYYKAGLYGASNHVIQGFGTWATPDGRKAGTPLADATSPAQGRDQNGPTAVFNSCCTIDHGKFMDGIALNLRIHPNALRSEESRISLREMTKTYFEKEGMEVQYNVVSADVMRAAQKEPEKYNDLVVRIAGYSAYFNELPTPMQNDVISRTENQII; translated from the coding sequence ATGACAACACCCAAACCCGTCACCCCCAGGATCCAGAAGATGCGCCAGCTGGTCCGGGACCGGATCATCCAAATCGACATGGAGCGGGTCCGACATGTTACGGAATCCTATAAGAAAAACGCAAAAGTACCCCCCATCGTCAAGATCCCCATGGCCACCTATGACATCTGTTCCAAGATGACCTGCCGGGTGGAAGATTTTGAGATCATCGTGGGGAACATCGGCACGGAATTTCTCGGCTGCGGCATGTGGCCGGAATGGGACGCCAGCTGGCTATGGCAGGAATTGGAGGACGGCTCTCTCTGGAACATGGAGGAAGACGGCCTCTACCACCGGACGGATGCTTCCGGCGTCCACATGACCCTCCACCCCGCCGACCGGGAAGAGTTCATGACCTACCGGGACTACTGGAAGGACAACACCATCACCTCCAACATGGACCACTGGGCTCCTGACGGTAGCGACGAGATCATCGAGCTGGGCGTCACTTCCTACATGACCGGCATGGAGCGGGCACAGATCGCCAGCGGCCATCTCATCCCGGGATTTGAAAAGATCCTTCAGGTTGGTTACGGAGCCATCCGCAAACAGGCCCAGGACTGGATGGACGACCACAAGGGCAACCTCATGGGAGAGGATCTCAACCGCTTCCTCTTCTACAAGTCGGCGGTCCTGGTCTGCGACGCCGCTACCGCCATGATCAAAAATTATGGAAAAGCCTGTCTGAAAAAGGCGGAAGCCTGCACAGACCAAGAGCGAAAAACAGAACTTCTCCAAATGTCCGATTCTCTGGAGTGGATTTCGGAAAATCCGGTTCGGACCTTTTGGGAAGCCTGTCAGGCCACCATCCTCTACCAGCTGCTATTGTATATGGAGGCCCGTCATCCGGCCCTGGCCTTCGGCCGCTTCGACCAATACACCTGGCCCTACCTGGAAAAGGACTTGGAAGAAGGCCGATTGGATCCAGACCAGGCCCAGGAGATCGTGGATGCCTTCTTCTTGAAATCCAACTGCTTCTACCGGGCATCCAATCCGAAAGTGGCCGCCGTCACCGGCATCGGTGTGACCTATCACCACACCACCATCGGAGGGGTGGATCCGGATACTGGAGAGGATTCTTCCAATCCGGTGACCTTCATGGTGCTGGATTCCATGAGCCGACTCATGCTCCACGATCCCACCATCTCCCTGCGGATCAACAAAAACACTCCAGATGCCTTGTGGGACAAGGCCATCGAGACCACCCGCTTGGTAGGAGGGCTGCCCCTGTTTCAAAATGATGAAGTGATCATCCCCAGCCTCATGGAAGAACTGGACTTCACCCTAAGGGATGCCCGAGACTACGGCATCATCGGATGCCAGGAGATCGTCGGCTCCGGCAACGACTACCCTTGCGGCAACGGCCTCCACGGAAAAGCCGGACTGGGAAGCCACGGCACCATATTGCTTTGCGCTCTGAACAACGGCGTCAACCCCATGAACGGAAAATCCGGCGGTCTGGAGACGGGTTACCTTTACGACATGGAGTCCTTTGAGGAGGTGAAGGCCGCCTACAAGGCCCAGTTCGACTACCTCCACAAATGGTCGGTGACCATCCAGAACTACTGCGAATATCAATCCATGCAGCACGCACCCCACGCCGCCCTTTCCATCTCCATCGACGGGTGTATGGAATCGGGAAAAGACTGTACCAGCGGTGGGGCAAAATACAACTCCTACGGCGGTACCGCCACAGGCCTGGCTACGGTGGCCGATTCCCTGGCCGCCATCAAGCATTTGGTGTTCGATGAAATGATCTGCACAGCCAGAGAACTATACGATGCCGTCATGAAAGATTGGGAAGGTTTTGAGACCCTTCGCCAACGGGCCCTCCACGATGTCCCCCATTACGGCAACGATGATCCTTACGCCGACGACTTGATGAAATGGGTCTGCGATATCTACTATGACAACTGCAAGGAATGCTACAGCACACGGAGCAAGTACTACAAGGCCGGTTTATACGGCGCTTCCAACCATGTGATCCAGGGCTTTGGGACCTGGGCCACTCCCGACGGACGAAAAGCGGGGACCCCCTTGGCAGATGCCACGTCACCGGCCCAGGGACGGGATCAAAACGGACCGACAGCAGTGTTCAATTCCTGCTGCACCATCGATCACGGCAAATTCATGGACGGCATCGCACTAAACCTGCGGATCCACCCCAACGCCCTCCGATCGGAAGAATCCAGGATCTCTTTGCGGGAGATGACCAAGACCTACTTCGAAAAGGAAGGAATGGAGGTCCAGTACAATGTGGTCAGCGCTGATGTGATGCGGGCAGCCCAGAAGGAGCCGGAAAAGTACAACGATCTGGTGGTCCGCATTGCCGGATACTCCGCCTATTTCAATGAACTTCCCACACCCATGCAAAACGACGTGATCAGTAGAACGGAAAATCAAATTATTTAA
- a CDS encoding glycerol dehydrogenase, translated as MTQIFGSCNRYVQGYGELEKMHQHVNWMGTRFFVVGSPRRLASLKEIIQEAMMEAEDLVFEEFGGECSWAEVDRLIQMVKDSGSQAIIGVGGGKVADTVKVVAHQCGIRVVIVPTIAASDASTSAASLLYREDGTIEEVLNFPESPDLVLVDTRVILYSPVRLTVAGMGDALSTYIGGKVCYDHYYDNHFGAKGTHTALAIAKLSYDMLMQYGRQAKKAAEQQVITHAFNAVIEVNILMSGLGFENNGSSIDHSFFFGTLALPDREEQVYHGEGVAFSTCCQMVMNGASNEELDEVFQFCVDVGLPVTLEDMGLTDLTEEEYNIMTEAVLQEVFTQNSPSDVTFEMVLGAYKTADAIGKMYKAGGKLI; from the coding sequence ATGACACAGATATTCGGTAGTTGCAACCGCTATGTTCAGGGATATGGAGAATTGGAAAAGATGCATCAGCACGTGAACTGGATGGGAACCCGCTTTTTCGTGGTGGGCAGTCCCCGACGACTGGCAAGTTTGAAGGAAATCATCCAAGAGGCAATGATGGAAGCGGAAGACCTGGTGTTTGAAGAATTTGGCGGAGAGTGCAGCTGGGCGGAAGTGGATCGATTGATCCAGATGGTCAAAGACTCCGGCTCCCAGGCCATCATCGGCGTCGGCGGAGGAAAAGTGGCGGATACGGTAAAAGTGGTGGCCCATCAGTGCGGGATCCGTGTAGTCATCGTTCCCACCATAGCCGCCAGCGATGCTTCCACCAGCGCGGCATCCCTGTTGTATCGGGAGGACGGTACTATCGAGGAAGTATTGAACTTTCCCGAAAGCCCGGATCTGGTCCTGGTGGATACCAGGGTCATCCTGTATTCCCCGGTGCGCTTGACCGTGGCCGGCATGGGAGATGCCCTGTCCACCTACATCGGCGGTAAGGTGTGCTACGATCATTACTACGACAATCACTTTGGGGCGAAAGGGACCCATACGGCCCTGGCCATCGCCAAGCTGTCCTACGACATGTTGATGCAATACGGAAGACAGGCCAAGAAAGCGGCGGAGCAGCAGGTGATCACCCATGCATTCAATGCTGTCATCGAAGTCAACATCCTCATGAGCGGTCTGGGCTTTGAAAACAACGGCAGCTCCATCGATCATAGCTTTTTCTTCGGGACCCTGGCCTTGCCGGACCGGGAAGAACAGGTCTATCACGGGGAAGGAGTGGCTTTTTCAACTTGCTGCCAGATGGTGATGAATGGTGCCTCCAACGAGGAACTGGATGAAGTCTTCCAATTCTGCGTGGATGTGGGATTGCCAGTCACATTGGAAGACATGGGCTTGACGGATCTGACGGAGGAGGAATACAACATCATGACGGAGGCCGTCTTGCAGGAAGTGTTCACCCAGAACAGTCCCTCGGACGTGACTTTCGAAATGGTTTTAGGTGCCTATAAAACAGCAGATGCCATCGGTAAAATGTACAAAGCCGGCGGGAAACTGATTTAA
- a CDS encoding glycine radical domain-containing protein: MADATSPAQGRDENGPTAVFNSTLCFDHTKYMDGIALNLRIHPAAVNNQDDIICRTENAV, from the coding sequence CTGGCAGATGCCACGTCACCGGCCCAGGGCAGAGACGAGAACGGCCCTACTGCCGTTTTCAACTCCACCCTGTGTTTTGACCATACAAAATATATGGACGGGATCGCCCTCAACCTGCGGATCCACCCTGCCGCCGTCAACAACCAGGACGACATCATCTGCAGGACGGAAAATGCCGTTTGA
- a CDS encoding vWA domain-containing protein codes for MDAKEERMEILALELLQDARDSLVLSLRFLDRALHRCRWTPVSEEALGTNTMDVYFQPRYLLKKFKEERNEPARDLLHMVLHCILAHPFTADGKNKRHWDLACDMVVEDIILQLQLGMCRTYRDGKEKEVLEQWKKRDLKGMAENIYHHLEETSLEEEETRNLETLFFRDHHDYWKESKGFGRMDEWKQLSQQVKTDLETYSKALASRSDGLIQNLRQVHRDRINYEAFLRKFAVLHEEMKINDDEFDYVFYTYGMELYGNMPLVEPLEYAEETRIRDFVIALDTSGSCSGELIQSFLEKTYSILQNTGSFFQKVNIYIVMSDNKVQQVTHITSTEEFNAYLKDLQIIGLGGTDFRPVFEYVDQLVETGALENLKGLIYFTDGYGRFPGKKPDYDTAFVFLEEEEGPQVPSWAIKITLGEQELKR; via the coding sequence ATGGACGCCAAAGAAGAAAGAATGGAGATCCTGGCCTTGGAATTGCTCCAGGATGCAAGAGACAGCTTGGTCCTGTCCCTGCGTTTTTTGGATCGGGCCCTCCATAGATGCCGGTGGACCCCGGTTTCGGAAGAGGCCCTGGGGACCAACACCATGGATGTGTATTTTCAGCCCCGGTATCTGCTGAAAAAGTTCAAGGAAGAACGAAACGAGCCGGCTCGAGATCTGCTCCACATGGTCCTTCACTGCATCTTGGCCCATCCCTTTACGGCGGATGGCAAAAACAAGCGTCATTGGGACCTGGCCTGCGACATGGTGGTGGAAGACATCATCCTGCAGCTTCAGTTGGGGATGTGTAGGACCTATCGGGACGGGAAGGAAAAAGAAGTCTTGGAACAATGGAAAAAACGGGATCTGAAGGGGATGGCGGAGAACATCTACCATCATCTGGAAGAGACCTCTTTAGAGGAAGAAGAGACAAGGAATTTGGAAACCCTGTTTTTCCGGGACCATCACGACTATTGGAAAGAATCCAAAGGTTTCGGTCGGATGGACGAATGGAAACAGTTGAGCCAGCAGGTGAAAACAGATCTGGAGACTTATTCCAAAGCCCTGGCATCCAGATCCGACGGACTGATTCAAAACTTGCGGCAAGTTCACCGGGACCGGATCAACTACGAAGCCTTTCTGCGAAAATTTGCCGTTCTCCATGAAGAAATGAAGATCAACGACGACGAATTCGATTACGTGTTCTACACCTACGGCATGGAACTCTACGGCAACATGCCCCTGGTGGAGCCCTTGGAATATGCGGAAGAGACCCGGATCCGGGACTTTGTCATCGCCTTGGACACTTCCGGATCCTGCTCTGGAGAGCTGATTCAGTCGTTTTTGGAAAAAACCTATTCCATTCTTCAAAACACCGGCAGTTTTTTTCAGAAGGTGAACATCTACATCGTCATGAGCGACAACAAGGTCCAGCAGGTGACCCACATCACATCCACGGAGGAGTTCAACGCCTATTTGAAAGATCTGCAGATCATCGGGCTTGGCGGGACGGACTTTCGTCCGGTTTTTGAATACGTGGATCAGCTTGTGGAGACGGGTGCACTGGAAAACCTGAAAGGGCTGATCTATTTTACCGACGGATACGGTCGGTTTCCTGGAAAGAAACCGGATTATGATACAGCCTTCGTTTTTTTGGAGGAAGAAGAAGGGCCCCAGGTCCCATCCTGGGCCATCAAGATCACATTGGGAGAACAGGAGTTGAAGAGATGA
- a CDS encoding ATP-binding protein, whose product MNIQQAKDQIKHAIQIYLKKDEFGGYKIPLVRQRPIFMLGAPGIGKTAIMEQIAQELGVALVSYSMTHHTRQSALGLPYIEHKQYGGKDHVVSEYTMSEIIASVYDTMEESGKEEGILFLDEINCVSETLAPAMLQFLQYKVFGRHQVPDGWVVVTAGNPPEYNRSVREFDVVTMDRLKILEVEEDYGVWKNYASTKGIHGSILSYLDIKKDDFYVMETTVDGKSFVTARGWEDLSEAIRLYEEEELDVDLVVVGQYLRHDKTARGFSAYYQLYNKYKEDYRIQEILEGKASSDVRQKAREADGDERISLLSLLLESIQESIRYHQWTEHFLRDYIQVMKQVKIDCDLAKKDVDDLLESHIRQQRLAMEGEEKANSLSEQGRHGYQRILRALREVRRTCRKEEITRHQEAFSTMREDFDAMVGQMKAGAKTISDQLHHLFQFAEDVFGDGREVRMLVAELTANYYSAKFIATQGSADYYRHNKKLMFHEKQANILKEIDELEI is encoded by the coding sequence ATGAACATACAACAGGCAAAGGATCAGATCAAGCATGCCATTCAAATCTATCTGAAGAAAGACGAATTCGGAGGCTACAAGATCCCCCTCGTGCGCCAACGCCCTATCTTCATGCTGGGGGCACCGGGGATCGGAAAAACGGCCATTATGGAGCAGATCGCCCAGGAACTGGGGGTGGCCCTTGTTTCCTATTCCATGACCCATCACACCCGACAAAGCGCCCTGGGTCTTCCCTATATCGAACACAAACAATACGGGGGGAAGGACCACGTGGTCAGTGAATATACCATGAGCGAGATCATCGCATCCGTATATGACACCATGGAAGAAAGCGGCAAGGAAGAAGGGATCCTATTTCTGGATGAGATCAACTGCGTCTCCGAGACACTGGCTCCAGCCATGCTCCAATTTCTCCAATACAAGGTCTTTGGTCGTCACCAGGTCCCTGATGGCTGGGTGGTGGTCACCGCCGGTAATCCGCCGGAATACAATCGATCCGTCCGGGAATTCGACGTGGTCACCATGGACCGGTTAAAGATCCTGGAAGTGGAGGAGGATTACGGCGTCTGGAAAAACTACGCATCCACCAAAGGGATCCATGGTTCTATCCTATCCTATCTGGACATTAAAAAGGATGACTTTTACGTCATGGAGACGACCGTGGACGGAAAGTCCTTCGTCACCGCCAGGGGCTGGGAAGATTTGTCGGAGGCCATCCGGCTCTACGAAGAAGAAGAGCTGGATGTGGATCTGGTAGTGGTGGGCCAGTACCTGCGACACGACAAGACTGCCAGAGGCTTTTCCGCCTATTACCAGCTCTACAACAAGTACAAGGAAGACTACCGCATCCAGGAGATCCTGGAGGGAAAAGCTTCCTCCGATGTGCGGCAAAAGGCCAGGGAAGCAGACGGGGATGAACGGATCTCCCTATTGAGTCTCCTCTTGGAATCCATCCAGGAATCCATCCGTTATCATCAGTGGACGGAACATTTTTTGCGGGACTATATCCAGGTGATGAAACAGGTGAAGATCGATTGCGATCTGGCGAAAAAAGATGTGGATGACCTTCTGGAAAGCCATATCCGTCAGCAGCGGCTGGCCATGGAAGGGGAGGAAAAGGCCAACAGCCTGTCCGAACAGGGGCGCCATGGATACCAGCGGATCCTCCGGGCTCTGCGGGAAGTTCGACGGACTTGCCGGAAAGAAGAGATCACCAGGCATCAGGAAGCCTTTTCCACCATGCGGGAAGATTTTGACGCCATGGTGGGTCAGATGAAAGCGGGAGCAAAAACCATTTCCGACCAGCTCCACCACCTCTTCCAATTTGCGGAGGACGTCTTCGGGGACGGCCGGGAGGTCCGCATGCTGGTGGCGGAACTAACGGCCAACTACTACAGCGCCAAGTTTATTGCCACCCAGGGGTCTGCGGATTATTACCGGCACAACAAAAAGCTCATGTTTCATGAAAAACAGGCTAATATTTTAAAAGAAATCGATGAATTGGAGATATAA
- a CDS encoding pyruvate formate lyase family protein has translation MYEFRPATNRILHMRELIRDRVIQTDSERAMIITESYQRNEHVVPIIKRPLAALDICSKITVRIEDFEIIVGNKGKNFLGSGIGISHLGDAGRPKNGRTPGRCHVTGPGQRRERPYCRFQLHPVF, from the coding sequence ATGTATGAATTCAGACCGGCAACCAATCGGATCCTGCATATGCGGGAGTTGATCCGGGATCGGGTCATTCAGACGGACTCGGAGCGAGCCATGATCATCACGGAGTCCTATCAGAGAAACGAACATGTGGTGCCCATCATCAAACGACCGCTTGCCGCTTTGGATATCTGCTCCAAGATAACGGTTCGCATAGAGGATTTTGAGATCATCGTTGGAAACAAGGGAAAGAATTTTTTGGGCAGTGGAATCGGGATATCACACCTGGGCGACGCCGGACGGCCGAAAAACGGGAGAACCCCTGGCAGATGCCACGTCACCGGCCCAGGGCAGAGACGAGAACGGCCCTACTGCCGTTTTCAACTCCACCCTGTGTTTTGA
- a CDS encoding threonine/serine exporter family protein, with amino-acid sequence MENKGGIFNAIMDLGELLLQSGAEVNRVEDTVKRMGLAYGFTRVDVFSITSNITASAHLPEGTVLTQTRRVLQYATDMNKIEKINHLSRRACASPIKEEDLAREVENIQQTKGYNEWVMFFNYGMVSGAFSVFFGGTVADGITAFLCGLILRLAVRLARKIGLKTIVLNFFASAAVGISALGFIALGLGEHMDKIIIGNIMLLIPGILLTTSLRDMINGDLVTGIMGLGDAILRSLAISFGFALVMTWFGGGIL; translated from the coding sequence ATGGAGAATAAAGGCGGCATCTTCAACGCCATCATGGATCTGGGAGAACTTCTGCTTCAATCCGGAGCGGAAGTCAATCGGGTGGAGGATACGGTAAAGAGGATGGGACTGGCCTACGGATTTACCAGGGTGGATGTGTTTTCCATCACCTCCAACATCACTGCCAGCGCCCATTTGCCCGAAGGGACGGTCCTCACCCAGACCCGGCGGGTCCTTCAATACGCCACCGACATGAACAAGATCGAAAAGATCAATCATCTGTCTCGAAGAGCCTGCGCCAGCCCAATAAAAGAAGAGGATCTGGCAAGGGAAGTGGAGAATATCCAGCAGACCAAAGGCTATAACGAATGGGTGATGTTTTTCAACTACGGCATGGTCTCCGGTGCATTTTCCGTCTTTTTTGGTGGTACGGTGGCCGATGGGATCACCGCATTTCTATGCGGATTGATCCTACGCCTGGCGGTCCGCCTGGCCCGCAAGATCGGGCTGAAAACCATCGTTCTGAACTTCTTTGCCTCTGCTGCCGTTGGGATAAGTGCTCTGGGGTTCATCGCCTTGGGTCTTGGAGAACACATGGACAAGATCATCATTGGAAACATTATGTTGTTGATCCCTGGGATCCTGCTCACCACTTCCCTGCGGGACATGATCAACGGAGACCTGGTCACCGGCATCATGGGTCTGGGGGATGCCATCCTTCGGTCTCTGGCCATTTCCTTCGGCTTTGCTTTGGTGATGACCTGGTTTGGAGGTGGTATCCTATGA
- a CDS encoding sugar ABC transporter substrate-binding protein, producing the protein MKRERFKWLALLLVLLMLSASLIGCGGGDADNGDGGSDDPANGDNGGEEISAFDQLMAKSDRLPLSGLQPLSYDDRSDIEKALPVEQKDDVTIGWAGAFLGSTFFEEMVGSARTTAEKYGYTFLDQNANFNLQTQLTQMDTYITQGVDVIVLNAVELDSTVADITRAVQAGIPVIVTGPRPADPSYPIVTNVISGSFNSGYEIGLFTAGELYTAGSEPLKMGFALSMMDSADAQSRTTGLIAGYLYKAAEIEGKPYETKWDAVLEAYEAWITIRDTGNLVGTDMPLDFVGYGTGESTDAAAGQIASSDLLTANPDMDILLVETDTMLPGALTEVRQQGLTAGEDIKIVCAADGTREALEYIKEGSLFATATNIPYYNGEKIVELIHKMYAEGFDANNLPSNSFTPTMAIHAGNVDEYYDANAAFALAGEWDIMTIEEYNAANK; encoded by the coding sequence ATGAAAAGGGAAAGATTCAAGTGGTTGGCACTATTGCTGGTGCTTCTTATGCTGAGTGCGTCACTGATCGGTTGTGGTGGCGGCGACGCAGACAACGGGGACGGAGGTTCCGATGATCCCGCCAATGGAGACAACGGAGGAGAAGAGATCAGCGCATTCGATCAGCTGATGGCTAAATCAGACCGGCTTCCACTGTCCGGATTGCAGCCTTTGTCTTACGATGATCGATCCGACATTGAAAAAGCATTGCCCGTCGAACAAAAAGACGATGTTACCATCGGTTGGGCAGGAGCTTTCTTGGGAAGTACTTTCTTTGAAGAGATGGTCGGTTCCGCTAGAACAACAGCGGAAAAATATGGCTATACCTTCCTGGATCAAAATGCAAACTTCAACCTGCAGACCCAGTTGACCCAAATGGATACCTACATCACTCAAGGCGTAGATGTGATCGTACTCAACGCTGTTGAGCTGGACTCTACAGTAGCGGACATCACTCGTGCCGTACAGGCAGGCATTCCGGTCATCGTAACCGGACCGAGACCTGCAGATCCGTCCTATCCCATCGTCACCAACGTTATCTCCGGCAGCTTCAACTCCGGGTATGAAATAGGTCTCTTTACAGCAGGAGAGCTGTATACAGCAGGATCAGAACCGCTGAAGATGGGCTTTGCCCTCAGCATGATGGACAGTGCCGATGCTCAAAGCAGAACCACTGGCTTGATCGCCGGTTATCTGTATAAAGCAGCTGAGATCGAAGGCAAACCTTATGAAACCAAGTGGGATGCCGTTTTGGAAGCATATGAAGCCTGGATCACCATTCGGGACACAGGAAATCTGGTCGGCACAGACATGCCCCTTGACTTTGTAGGATACGGCACTGGCGAAAGCACGGACGCAGCCGCAGGTCAAATTGCATCTTCCGACTTGCTGACAGCAAATCCAGACATGGATATTCTGTTGGTGGAAACAGACACCATGCTGCCGGGAGCCCTGACGGAAGTTCGTCAACAAGGCTTGACAGCAGGCGAAGACATCAAGATCGTTTGCGCAGCAGATGGAACAAGAGAAGCACTGGAATACATCAAGGAAGGTTCCTTGTTTGCTACTGCAACCAACATTCCATATTATAATGGAGAAAAAATCGTGGAACTGATCCACAAAATGTATGCTGAAGGTTTTGACGCCAACAACTTGCCGTCCAACTCCTTCACACCCACCATGGCGATCCATGCCGGGAACGTGGACGAGTACTATGATGCCAACGCAGCTTTCGCATTGGCAGGAGAATGGGACATCATGACCATTGAAGAGTACAACGCAGCAAATAAATAA